Proteins found in one Haloferax litoreum genomic segment:
- a CDS encoding oligosaccharyl transferase, archaeosortase A system-associated has product MSTDSEHTEGPDSSSVLELFKDWYHVPVLLVVLVTMLAIRLKSYSNFITDGSVLFSGNDAWYHLREVSYTVRHWPSTMPFDPWTYFPFGTSVGQFGTIYDQIVATAALIVGLGSPSADLVAKTLLVAPAVFGALVVIPTFLIGRRLGGRLGGLFGALILMLLPGTFLRRGLVGFADHNIAEPFFQGFAVLAVMVALAVADREKPVWELVDARDFDALRTPLTWSALAGVAMAVYMWSWPPGILLVGIFGLFLVLTMVSDYVRGRSPEHVAFVGAVSMFVTGVLMFVPLAETSFSVTQFSLLQPLFSFGIGAGAVVLAAMARWWEANDVDDRGYPAAVGVLGVVGILFTAFVLPNVFNQISTNFLRTVGFSAGAATRTIGEAQPFLAANTLQATGMSAVERIMSEYGFTFFTGVVATVWFVAKPLVNDGDSRKIGYVAGSLAVIGLIFLIPAVPAGVGGLVGIDSSLVSLAIVTALVVGAVLQADYESEHLFVLVWAAIITSAAFTQVRFNYYLAVVVAVMNAYLLREVLGLSFIGLADVKRVGDVSYGQVAAVVVALLLVLTPVLLVPIQLGNAGTSDNALEASQTGPGTVTEWEGSLEWMQNNTPEEGTLGGASNEMEYYGTYKATSDYEYADGTYGVMSWWDYGHWITVLGERIPNANPFQEGATSAANYLLAPNEAQANDVLTGQSEEGDQTRYVMVDWQMASTDSKFGAPTVFYDEEDVSTSDFYSTVYRLQEQDGQVTGFSQTKVHDQRYYESMMIRLYKYHGSARDPSPVVVDWDERPVSDTQTIRVTPSDGQAIKTFENMSAAEAYVESDPTSQIGGIAAFPEERVPALEHYRLVKSSNSSSLRSGSYQNSLIRAGNTLGIQPQVLLDNNPAWVKTFERVPGATVEGSGAPADSTVTAQVEMRDLTTNTTFTYTQQVQTDGNGEFTMTLPYSTTGYDDYGPENGYTNVSVRATGDYTFTGPTSFEGNNTIVAYQAQNVSVDEGLVNGAEDGTIEVTLERNEQELTFTEQSGNESTSNESASIDASAVRTTVVA; this is encoded by the coding sequence ATGAGTACAGACTCTGAACACACAGAGGGCCCTGACTCTTCGTCGGTCCTCGAACTGTTCAAAGACTGGTACCACGTCCCCGTCCTCCTCGTGGTACTAGTCACGATGTTGGCTATTCGTCTGAAGTCGTACAGCAATTTCATCACAGATGGGAGCGTCTTGTTCTCCGGAAACGACGCCTGGTACCACCTCCGAGAGGTGTCGTACACAGTCCGTCACTGGCCGAGCACGATGCCGTTCGACCCGTGGACCTACTTCCCATTCGGGACGAGTGTCGGTCAGTTCGGGACGATTTACGACCAGATAGTTGCGACGGCCGCCCTCATCGTCGGCCTCGGTAGCCCATCGGCTGACCTCGTCGCGAAGACGCTCCTCGTTGCCCCCGCAGTCTTCGGAGCACTAGTCGTCATCCCAACGTTCCTGATCGGACGACGCCTCGGTGGGCGTCTCGGTGGTCTCTTCGGAGCACTCATCTTGATGCTCCTCCCGGGGACGTTCCTCCGACGTGGCCTCGTCGGCTTTGCCGACCACAACATCGCCGAACCGTTCTTCCAGGGCTTCGCTGTCCTCGCGGTCATGGTCGCACTCGCCGTCGCAGACCGCGAAAAACCGGTCTGGGAACTCGTCGACGCCCGTGACTTCGACGCGCTTCGAACGCCACTCACGTGGTCCGCCCTCGCTGGCGTCGCGATGGCAGTCTACATGTGGTCGTGGCCGCCAGGTATTCTCCTCGTAGGTATCTTCGGCCTGTTCTTGGTCCTCACGATGGTCTCGGACTACGTCCGTGGCCGGTCCCCCGAACACGTCGCATTCGTCGGTGCTGTGTCGATGTTCGTCACCGGAGTGCTGATGTTCGTTCCCCTCGCTGAAACGTCGTTCAGCGTGACTCAGTTCAGCCTCCTCCAGCCGCTCTTCTCGTTCGGCATCGGTGCCGGGGCAGTCGTCCTCGCAGCGATGGCCCGCTGGTGGGAAGCAAACGACGTCGACGACCGTGGATACCCCGCGGCAGTCGGTGTTCTCGGAGTCGTTGGAATCCTCTTTACCGCATTCGTTCTCCCCAACGTCTTCAACCAAATTAGCACCAACTTCCTCCGTACCGTCGGCTTTAGCGCCGGCGCAGCAACGCGGACTATCGGTGAGGCACAACCGTTCCTTGCTGCGAACACACTCCAAGCGACTGGCATGTCCGCAGTCGAGCGGATCATGTCAGAATACGGCTTCACATTCTTCACCGGTGTCGTCGCGACGGTCTGGTTCGTCGCGAAACCGCTCGTCAACGACGGAGACTCTCGAAAAATCGGGTACGTTGCTGGAAGTCTCGCTGTTATCGGGCTCATCTTCTTGATTCCGGCCGTCCCAGCTGGGGTCGGTGGCCTCGTCGGAATCGACTCGTCGCTGGTCAGCCTCGCAATCGTCACGGCACTGGTCGTCGGTGCAGTGTTGCAAGCTGACTACGAGAGCGAACACCTGTTCGTTCTCGTCTGGGCAGCCATCATCACCTCGGCGGCGTTCACCCAAGTCCGTTTCAATTACTACCTCGCAGTCGTCGTCGCGGTGATGAACGCATACCTCCTCCGCGAAGTTCTCGGTCTCAGTTTCATCGGACTCGCGGACGTGAAGCGCGTGGGGGATGTCTCCTACGGCCAAGTCGCGGCCGTTGTAGTCGCTCTCCTGCTGGTCCTCACTCCAGTCCTCCTCGTCCCGATTCAACTTGGGAACGCTGGCACGAGCGACAACGCTCTTGAGGCGTCACAGACTGGACCGGGGACGGTTACTGAGTGGGAAGGATCACTCGAATGGATGCAAAACAACACTCCTGAAGAAGGAACGCTCGGTGGCGCATCCAACGAGATGGAGTACTACGGGACGTACAAAGCCACGAGCGATTACGAATACGCGGACGGCACCTACGGTGTGATGTCCTGGTGGGACTACGGGCACTGGATTACCGTCCTCGGTGAACGGATTCCGAACGCGAACCCGTTCCAGGAAGGTGCAACCTCTGCGGCGAACTATCTTCTCGCACCCAACGAAGCACAGGCCAACGACGTCCTCACCGGACAGAGCGAGGAAGGCGACCAGACGCGCTACGTGATGGTCGACTGGCAGATGGCCTCGACCGACTCGAAGTTCGGTGCACCGACTGTCTTCTACGACGAAGAAGATGTCTCGACGTCGGACTTCTACAGCACCGTGTACCGCCTGCAAGAACAGGACGGGCAGGTAACTGGGTTCTCCCAGACCAAAGTCCACGACCAGCGGTACTACGAGAGCATGATGATTCGCCTCTACAAGTACCACGGCAGTGCCCGTGACCCATCACCCGTCGTCGTCGACTGGGACGAGCGTCCGGTCTCCGACACGCAGACCATTCGCGTGACGCCGTCCGACGGGCAGGCGATCAAGACGTTCGAGAACATGAGCGCCGCCGAGGCGTACGTCGAGAGCGACCCAACCTCGCAGATTGGCGGCATCGCCGCGTTCCCTGAAGAGCGTGTCCCTGCCCTGGAACACTACCGCCTCGTGAAGTCGTCGAACAGTTCGTCACTTCGGTCCGGTTCCTACCAGAACTCCCTCATTCGCGCAGGGAACACTCTTGGCATCCAACCGCAGGTCCTCCTCGACAACAACCCGGCGTGGGTCAAGACGTTCGAACGCGTCCCCGGCGCGACAGTCGAAGGGTCCGGTGCCCCGGCCGACTCGACGGTGACCGCACAGGTCGAGATGCGTGACCTCACGACCAACACGACGTTCACCTACACGCAGCAGGTCCAGACCGACGGGAACGGCGAGTTCACCATGACGCTCCCGTACTCGACGACTGGCTACGACGACTACGGTCCCGAGAACGGGTACACCAACGTGAGCGTCCGTGCGACGGGCGACTACACGTTCACTGGCCCAACGTCGTTCGAAGGGAACAACACCATCGTCGCCTATCAGGCACAGAATGTCAGCGTCGACGAAGGCCTCGTCAACGGTGCTGAAGACGGTACCATCGAGGTTACCCTCGAACGCAATGAACAGGAACTGACGTTTACCGAACAGTCTGGTAACGAATCGACATCGAACGAGTCAGCCTCCATCGACGCCAGCGCAGTTCGGACCACCGTGGTCGCGTAA